Proteins from a genomic interval of Paenibacillus sp. RC334:
- a CDS encoding discoidin domain-containing protein codes for MRKTTIICCLAFSILYGCVQHNNSITSSEYNKINTDQVVKPTQNKKQINWMWLQGENDSESLDYLADMEDSTGNTYIVLDDIIDELYANNKESFPKSELEIHRISDDGKAIVLYRETNYLDYSAFLIYDLSTSKKIYQFNIPNSYYAVVSPDLSRCIYTKNGAFYQYSIQERLTKKLNILSHKGTNDSALYDHFSPDSKKLCIQDGNNNLIIFDLLNNKEIKRISMGQENIQVKEWLQNDLLVYTNNNSNQTYILDLKNDHRRLLAKTSEAPVLTLDSRIIAYLNSSGEVEQRDTQTGLLIKYPDIMHRIGFPTVPTQWVQTTTDLVKYRKSIPAKKISASSMLSDQAGNSYAARNIMDGDASTAWCEGAKGDGIGEWIKIDFGSVQELKGFELINGLAKSSDTFQANNRVKRMKLEFSNGQTMMIDNHFMRNEFIDNPVHTSFVKITIEAVEKGSKYHDTCMSEIRFF; via the coding sequence GTGAGAAAAACAACAATAATATGTTGTTTGGCGTTTTCAATTTTATATGGCTGTGTTCAACATAATAATAGTATAACATCGAGCGAATACAATAAAATTAATACAGATCAGGTAGTAAAACCAACACAGAATAAAAAACAAATAAATTGGATGTGGCTCCAAGGTGAAAATGATAGCGAGTCTTTAGACTATTTGGCGGATATGGAAGACTCCACAGGTAATACCTATATTGTTTTAGATGACATTATAGATGAGTTATATGCAAATAATAAGGAGAGTTTTCCTAAAAGTGAACTGGAGATACACCGAATCTCTGATGATGGCAAAGCCATAGTTTTATACAGAGAAACAAACTATTTGGATTACAGCGCCTTCCTAATCTATGACTTATCCACGTCTAAGAAAATATATCAGTTCAATATACCAAATAGTTACTATGCTGTGGTATCCCCTGATTTAAGTAGATGTATTTATACAAAGAATGGGGCCTTTTATCAATACAGTATTCAGGAACGACTTACTAAAAAGCTCAATATTTTGAGCCATAAAGGTACGAATGATTCTGCTCTTTATGATCATTTTTCTCCAGATAGCAAGAAGCTCTGTATTCAGGATGGTAATAATAACTTAATCATTTTTGATCTACTGAATAATAAAGAAATCAAACGAATCAGCATGGGACAAGAGAATATACAGGTTAAAGAATGGCTTCAGAACGACCTACTGGTCTATACCAACAATAATTCTAACCAGACGTATATTTTGGATTTAAAGAATGATCATAGGAGGTTGTTGGCAAAGACCTCTGAAGCTCCTGTTTTAACATTGGATAGCCGAATAATCGCTTATTTGAACTCGTCGGGAGAAGTAGAACAACGTGATACTCAAACAGGTCTGCTTATAAAATATCCTGATATCATGCATCGGATAGGATTTCCCACCGTTCCTACACAATGGGTACAGACTACAACGGATTTGGTGAAATATCGGAAAAGTATCCCGGCAAAGAAGATTAGCGCATCTTCTATGCTTTCTGACCAAGCAGGAAATTCCTATGCTGCCCGTAACATTATGGATGGAGATGCGAGTACAGCATGGTGTGAAGGGGCTAAGGGAGACGGGATTGGGGAGTGGATTAAGATTGATTTTGGTTCTGTGCAAGAATTGAAAGGTTTCGAACTCATAAATGGCTTGGCTAAGTCATCTGATACTTTCCAAGCAAATAATAGAGTTAAGCGAATGAAACTAGAGTTCTCAAATGGACAGACCATGATGATAGATAACCATTTTATGAGAAACGAATTTATTGATAATCCCGTTCACACCTCATTTGTGAAAATAACGATTGAGGCAGTAGAGAAAGGAAGCAAATATCACGATACATGTATGTCGGAGATACGATTCTTCTAA
- a CDS encoding contractile injection system protein, VgrG/Pvc8 family: MGLAGTVLTYGNIRVNAPYDIVRLLDFELTQKVNEHGKVYITALIPDEDHAKYDGLAHDKDVLEVYETDEDRGMVSIFKGIVTNISIGFKKGVYHMYIEAASFTYLMDQQRKNRSFQNSSLTYYQLFRELIDAYPHGDFIDLTDSDKKLDGFSIQYGESDWEFLKRMASHLQTGLIAEITSVFPRLWLGTSKDQVKGELRSINFSLQKTKSCPQYTYAEVEDTKRFELGDVVVFQRKHWVIDQIHAEMKQGLMTYDYFLVPGTGIPREVIYNQHIQGTSIEGKVIDLDGEGESVKLHLSVDSLQSKAGGCWFSYPTLYTGGGIGWHCMPELGDHVHLYFPSNKEQEARVVQSLRKRDYKGDEISKPARKLFHTKTQKVARFDDKEVALSTQKEKILVRLNPASGIHVYSHHDLTFHADTDLVLHGKKVQMTATREISLTCKTSYIRTDGTLHIKASKLIKNQVPDAELKAYKSLIQELKGKGYPQWVQDLLLQSKKDYYKAVAAGDKKGAKEAAAKAKQLRQKVAEIDRMPAWARAQMHEYTSQWWEAHGANDKAKQKQMHLLANQLRDNVLINELIRGHSASSYLDANRLEELSGQYADAAHKLTVADQKAIAKEAAALRSKYGVNSQLARENLNKLAKKYPDSFSYKLPTTGDWDKELNAALQDFAKKYGLENKGYGRDVLAVYLHQVANGILPWPKVNKAATPTVPITKTEPGKKTPITPEKPTKEEPKPLNPKDYKDGLVAVKKIENYISNKGIKGNQAQALYRVNDYTNNSIIQKKLSSNHKAPLVFFFEGDGSYSHKQEDHPEGRYGAMAIVVIDGEIKYTSNNASTLPDYENEDATVNDGVYEFVGGWHKINDLKKRYPALRVRNGGVVPSTKGKNKKPHNATGINIHKGFNEDRLPNKTSIGCITIHKDEFTQFLIVLGVVKHSLTEEPNTSIQGLTIIDRKDRKK; this comes from the coding sequence ATGGGACTGGCAGGAACTGTGCTGACGTATGGAAATATTAGGGTAAATGCACCGTATGATATTGTCCGGCTGCTGGACTTTGAATTGACACAGAAGGTGAATGAGCACGGCAAGGTGTACATCACTGCTCTCATACCGGATGAGGATCATGCTAAGTATGACGGTTTAGCACATGATAAGGATGTGCTGGAGGTATATGAGACGGATGAAGATCGAGGGATGGTTAGTATTTTTAAAGGAATAGTCACCAATATTAGCATTGGATTCAAAAAAGGCGTATATCACATGTACATAGAGGCTGCCTCTTTTACATATTTGATGGATCAACAACGGAAAAACCGTTCGTTTCAAAACAGTAGCTTGACGTATTACCAATTGTTCCGCGAACTCATAGATGCTTATCCACACGGGGATTTTATTGACCTGACTGACAGCGATAAAAAGCTGGACGGCTTTTCGATTCAGTATGGGGAGAGTGATTGGGAGTTTTTAAAAAGAATGGCCTCTCATCTGCAAACTGGACTGATTGCCGAGATTACATCCGTGTTCCCGAGACTATGGTTGGGCACATCGAAAGATCAGGTGAAAGGTGAACTGCGAAGCATTAACTTTTCCCTCCAAAAAACAAAGTCATGTCCCCAGTATACATATGCTGAAGTGGAGGATACGAAACGTTTTGAACTTGGAGATGTCGTCGTGTTTCAACGAAAGCATTGGGTTATCGATCAGATTCATGCAGAGATGAAGCAAGGTCTTATGACATATGACTACTTTCTCGTTCCGGGAACAGGCATTCCGAGGGAGGTTATATATAATCAACACATACAAGGTACCTCCATTGAAGGGAAAGTCATTGATTTAGATGGTGAAGGAGAGTCGGTTAAACTTCACTTGTCCGTGGATTCTTTGCAGTCCAAAGCTGGGGGTTGCTGGTTTTCTTACCCCACCTTGTATACCGGTGGTGGAATCGGTTGGCACTGCATGCCCGAGCTTGGGGATCATGTCCATTTATATTTTCCGTCCAACAAAGAGCAGGAAGCTCGCGTGGTTCAATCCCTGCGTAAGAGAGACTACAAAGGAGATGAAATCAGCAAGCCAGCAAGAAAGCTGTTTCATACCAAAACTCAAAAAGTGGCGAGATTCGATGATAAAGAAGTAGCTCTCTCCACCCAGAAAGAAAAGATACTTGTACGCTTAAATCCTGCTTCCGGTATTCACGTGTATAGTCATCACGATCTTACCTTTCACGCCGATACAGACTTGGTGCTGCATGGTAAAAAGGTACAGATGACCGCTACTCGCGAAATATCTCTGACGTGCAAAACTAGCTATATCCGAACCGATGGAACGCTTCATATCAAGGCCAGTAAGCTCATAAAAAATCAGGTGCCTGATGCAGAACTGAAAGCCTATAAATCCCTGATTCAAGAATTGAAGGGAAAGGGATATCCGCAATGGGTGCAGGATTTGCTGCTTCAATCTAAAAAGGACTATTACAAAGCCGTGGCAGCAGGTGACAAAAAGGGTGCCAAGGAAGCAGCAGCCAAGGCCAAGCAATTGCGTCAGAAGGTGGCAGAAATAGATCGTATGCCTGCCTGGGCCAGAGCGCAAATGCATGAATACACGTCCCAGTGGTGGGAAGCGCACGGCGCAAATGACAAAGCCAAGCAAAAGCAGATGCATCTTCTCGCCAACCAACTGCGTGACAATGTGCTAATCAACGAGCTGATTCGTGGGCATTCTGCCAGCTCCTATCTCGATGCGAACCGGCTAGAGGAGCTGTCCGGACAATACGCAGATGCGGCCCATAAGCTGACCGTTGCCGATCAAAAGGCCATTGCCAAGGAAGCCGCCGCCCTGCGGAGTAAGTATGGCGTGAACAGCCAGCTTGCGAGAGAGAATTTGAACAAGCTTGCCAAGAAGTATCCAGACAGCTTCTCGTACAAGCTTCCAACAACAGGCGATTGGGATAAGGAGCTTAACGCGGCACTGCAAGATTTTGCGAAAAAATACGGTCTGGAGAATAAGGGCTATGGCCGTGATGTGCTCGCAGTGTATCTGCATCAAGTAGCCAACGGCATTCTTCCATGGCCTAAGGTTAATAAGGCTGCAACGCCGACTGTTCCAATAACGAAAACGGAACCGGGCAAGAAGACGCCGATTACTCCTGAAAAGCCGACGAAGGAAGAACCGAAGCCATTAAATCCTAAGGATTATAAAGATGGATTAGTAGCAGTGAAAAAGATTGAAAATTATATAAGTAATAAAGGCATAAAAGGTAATCAGGCTCAAGCTCTGTATAGAGTAAATGATTACACCAATAACAGTATTATTCAAAAGAAGCTTTCTTCGAACCACAAGGCACCACTTGTGTTCTTCTTTGAAGGAGACGGCTCTTATAGTCATAAACAAGAAGATCACCCGGAAGGTCGGTATGGAGCGATGGCAATTGTGGTGATAGACGGCGAAATTAAATATACAAGCAATAATGCAAGTACACTTCCAGATTATGAAAATGAGGATGCCACGGTAAATGATGGGGTATATGAATTTGTGGGTGGATGGCACAAGATTAATGATCTGAAAAAGAGGTATCCAGCGTTACGCGTTAGAAATGGAGGAGTAGTACCTTCTACGAAAGGTAAAAACAAGAAGCCCCATAATGCAACTGGTATCAACATTCACAAGGGTTTTAACGAAGATCGGTTGCCTAATAAAACTTCAATTGGTTGTATTACGATCCATAAAGACGAGTTTACACAATTTCTTATTGTGCTAGGAGTGGTGAAACATTCTTTAACAGAAGAACCTAATACATCAATTCAGGGGCTGACCATAATTGATCGAAAAGACAGAAAGAAATAG